A window of Tatumella citrea genomic DNA:
CGCCTAACGCAGCAGGCAGACCAAAGCCCATCGTGCCCAGACCACCAGAGTTAATCCAGCGACGCGGCTGATTAAAGCGATAGTGTAACGCTGCAAACATCTGGTGCTGACCGACATCAGAGGTCACGTAAGCATCGCCGTTTGTCAGACGCCAGATGGCATCAATAGCGGCCTGAGGTTTAATGGTCTCACCTTCGGTATCAAAAGCGAGGCAGTGACGGGCACGCCAGCCTTCAATCTGTTGCCACCAGTCACTGTGATCTTCGGCAGTTTTCTCACCGGCGTTCAACAGTTCCAGCATCTGCTGTAATACCTGCCCTGCATCACCAACAACAGGAATATCCGCAGCAACGGTTTTGGAGATGGATGTCGGGTCGATATCGATATGGATTACCGTGGCATCCGGACAATATTTTGCCAGGTTATTGGTAGTACGGTCATCAAAACGCACACCTATCGCAAAGATAACATCAGCATTATGCATCGTCATATTGGCTTCATAGGTTCCGTGCATACCCAGCATACCGACACTTTGCTGATGTGTACCAGGGAAAGCACCCAGGCCCATCAGAGTCGTGGTCACCGGAATATTCAGGGTTTCTGCCAGTGTAATCAGCGCCTGTTCGCAGCCGGAAGTAATCACCCCGCCACCGGCATAAATCACTGGCTGTTTCGCCGCCCGCAACACCTGCAAAGCCCGCTTAATCTGGCCACGGTGGCCCTGGGTCGTTGGGTTATAAGAACGCAGGGATACCTGTTCCGGCCAGTAATAGGGCAGTTTTACTGCCGGGTTCAGAATATCTTTTGGCAGATCGATCACTACCGGCCCCGGACGCCCGGACGATGCCAGCCAGAAGGCTTTCTTTATAATGGCAGGAATATCTTCGGTGCGTTTTACCAGAAAACTGTGTTTAACCACGGGGCGGGATATTCCCACCATGTCACATTCCTGAAAAGCATCACTACCAATGAGCGAGGAAGCTACCTGCCCCGAAAGAACAACCATCGGAATTGAATCCATATAGGCCGTCGCAATACCGGTAATGGCGTTAGTTGCTCCCGGCCCGGAAGTCACCAGTACCACGCCGGTTTCCCCGGTGGCGCGGGCCAGGCCGTCAGCCATGTGCACAGCAGCCTGTTCATGACGAACAAGGATATGGTCAATCCCGCCAACGGTTTGCAGTGCATCATAAATATCCAGCACTGCCCCCCCGGGGTAACCAAAAACCTGTTTTATGCCCTGGTCAATCAACGATCGAACGACCATCTCGGCTCCTGACAACATCTCCATTTTTGCCTCCAGGCGATAACTGAATTCACGGACACGCACGACTGACAAACGATAGCCTTCCGTTAATGACATTCTGCAATGAAGATCAAAAGCTTATACCTTGAGTAAGGTGCTGGAATCATCTCTTCATTGAGTGTATACAGGGAAAGACAGCATTTATTATCTGCATTTCATTCGGCTAACATAACCGCAGAAATGTTGTCAGGCAAACCCCTGTCTGTTTAAGGGAGATAAATATTTAATAAAAGTTACTGCGATCACGAACAACCGGTCCTGAATAAAACTACTGCCACGTTTTTTCGTAGTTTAATATTCTGACTTTATGATTACCCACAGATAATAATGAAATTTAACTATTTTATTTCTGCCATAAACTCAGAACCCTGTTCCGGATATCTTTGCAGTGATAACGTTATTCTCTGAAAAATAATCGCCTTGCAAAATATTTCACTGGAACCCTTCATCTGCACCAAAGCATTCACCCTTAATCACCAGACATAAAGTGACTTTATTTCAGCATGTTATGATTCAATCTTCGTAAACAAACTCAACAACCGCACCACCTCCGCATACCGATAACACACTCTTACGACAGATATCTTGCTGAGCTGATGAATGCAGAATAATCCTCTGTTGCCCCCCGCAGAATAGCCACTGACTTTAAGTTGACATCAGCCACAGATTCCAGTACCAATATAGGCATACTTTATTTTCCAGGGTCTGAACCAATGATTCGTTTTATCCGCCTATCAGGACTACTCCTTCTCGCATTAAATGTGCGCGGTAGTTTTGTGGGCGGAATCAAAAAATGATTCGGGCCTGAAAACAGAAAAACCCGCGCCGCAGCGCGGGTTTTTTTATGCCCGCAGACTGGTGCCATAAAACACACAAGGAATTTACTGATGAGCGAGCAAGTCATTATTTTTGATACAACGTTACGTGACGGTGAACAGGCGCTGCAGGCAAGCCTGAGTGTCAAAGAGAAATTACAAATTGCTCTGGCACTGGAAAGAATGAAAGTCGATGTTATGGAAGTTGGCTTTCCGGTTTCTTCTCCTGGTGACTTTGAATCGGTTCAGACGATTGCGCGAACTATCAAAAACAGTCGCGTTTGCGGACTGGCACGTTGTGTTGAAAAAGATATCGATGCCGCTTATGAAGCTTTGAAAGTTGCTGAAGCGTTCCGTATTCATACCTTTATTGCAACCTCTCCGATGCATATTGCGACTAAATTGCGCAGTACTTTGCCGGAGGTTATCGAACGTGCCGTTTATATGATTAAGCACGCTCGTCAGTATACTGATGATGTAGAATTTTCCTGTGAGGATGGCGGCCGGACACCGATTGATGATTTGTGTCGGGTGGTAGAAGCGGCGATCAATGCTGGCGCCCGAACCATTAACATCCCGGATACTGTCGGTTATACCCTGCCCCACGAATATGCCAACATCATTTCAGCCTTAACTCAGCGCGTTCCTAACATCCATAAAGCTATTTTGTCTGTCCATACTCATGATGATTTAGGGATGGCCGTAGGTAATGCAATTGCTGCCGTTCAGGCAGGCGCACGCCAGGTTGAAGGAACGCTGAATGGTCTGGGCGAACGTGCCGGGAACTGTGCTCTGGAAGAAGTCATCATGGCCATCAAAACCCGCCAGCAGATGATGAACGTGACCACCGGAATAAACCACCAGGAAATTTACCGTACCAGTCAGATTGTCAGCCAGATTTGTAATATGCCTATTCCTGCCAATAAAGCGGTAGTCGGCAGCAACGCTTTTGCTCACTCCTCCGGTATCCACCAGGATGGCGTACTGAAAAATCGTGAAAACTACGAAATCATGACCCCGGAATCTATCGGTCTGAATCAGGTGCAATTGAACCTGACCTCACGTTCCGGTCGCGCCGCCGTGAAACATCGTATGGAAGAGATGGGTTACAAAGAAACCGACTATAATGCGGAAGCATTGTATGACGCCTTCCTGAAACTGGCAGATAAAAAAGGCCAGATTTTTGATTACGATCTGGAAGCGCTGGCGTTTATTAATAAGCAAAATGAAGAACATGACCACTTCCGCCTGCAGGAGTTTAATGTCCAGTCGGGTTCCAGCATTACTGCTACCGCATCGGTAAAACTGGCTTGCGGCGATGAAGTTAAAGAAGAAGCAGCGACCGGTAACGGTCCGGTAGATGCCGTGTATCAGGCTATCAACCGCATCACTGGTTACCAGGCAGAGCTGGTTAAATATCAGTTGTCAGCCAAAGGCCAGGGCGAAAATGCACTGGGTCAGGTCGATATTGTGATTCGGTATAACGATCGCAAATTCCATGGTGTCGGGCTGGCGACAGATATTGTCGAATCTTCAGCAACGGCAATGGTCAATGCCCTGAATAATATCTGGCAGGCCAAACAGGTTGAAAAAGAATTGCAGCGTAAATTTAAGACTGAAGCTAAGGAAACTGTGTAATTATGTCTACATCCTATCATATTGCAGTATTACCGGGTGATGGTATTGGTCCGGAAGTCATGACCCAGGCGCTGAAAGTTCTGGAAGCTATCCGGCAGCGTTTCTCAATTAACATCACCACTGCGCAATACGATGTTGGTGGTATTGCAATTGATAACCACGGTCAGCCACTGCCACCAGAAACTCTGGCTGGATGTGAAAAAGCCGATGCAGTTTTGTTTGGTTCCGTCGGTGGTCCAAAGTGGCAGCATCTGCCACCGGATGGTCAGCCAGAACGCGGCGCCCTGCTGCCACTGCGTAAACACTTCAAATTATTCAGTAACCTGCGTCCGGCTGCCTTGTATAATGGCCTGGAAGCTTTCTGTCCGTTGCGTAGCGATATTGCCGCAAAAGGTTTTGATATTCTGTGCGTCCGTGAATTGACCGGTGGTATCTACTTTGGTCAGCCGAAAGGTCGTGATGGCAGCGGCGATCAGACGCGGGCGTTTGATACTGAAGTCTATTACCGTTATGAAATCGAACGTATCGCCCGTCTGGCTTTTGAGTCAGCTGCAAAACGTCGCGGTAAAGTAACTTCTGTCGACAAATCTAACGTGTTGCAGTCATCCATTTTATGGCGTGAAACTGTGACAGAAATTGCCAAAGAGTACCCGGCAATCGAACTGGAACACATCTATATTGATAATGCGACCATGCAGTTAATCAAAGATCCTTCTCAGTTTGATGTACTGCTGTGTTCCAACCTGTTCGGCGATATCCTTTCCGATGAGTGTGCAATGATCACCGGCTCTATGGGAATGTTGCCGTCTGCCAGCCTGAACGAACAAGGTTTTGGCCTGTATGAACCTGCTGGTGGTTCAGCACCGGATATTGCCGGTAAAAACATCGCTAACCCTATTGCACAGATTTTGTCACTGGCCTTGCTGTTACGCTATAGCCTGAACGCCGGTGATGCCGCAGACAGTATTGAACGCGCCGTTAACCGTGCGTTAGAAGAAGGTCATCGCACCCGTGATTTAGCTGGTCAGGGTCCTTCTGTCAGTACTGATGAAATGGGCGATATCATTGCCCGCTTTATCACCGGAGAAAAATAAAAAATGAGCAAAACTTTATACCAGAAGTTATTTGATGCACATGTCGTCTATGAAGCAGAAAACGAAACCCCGTTACTGTATATCGATCGCCACTTAGTTCATGAAGTGACCTCACCGCAGGCATTTGATGGCTTACGCGCTCATGGCCGCCGTTTACGGCAGCCATCCAAAACCTTCGCCACCATGGACCATAACGTGTCTACCCAGACCCGTGATATTAATGCGTCCGGTGAGATGGCCCGTATTCAGATGCAGGAACTGATTAAAAACTGCGAAGAATTCGGCGTACAGCTGTATGACCTGAACCACCCTTACCAGGGTATCGTGCATGTTATCGGTCCTGAGCAGGGAATGACCCTGCCTGGCATGACCATCGTCTGCGGAGATTCACATACCGCTACTCATGGTGCCTTTGGTTCACTGGCGTTTGGTATTGGTACTTCAGAAGTTGAACATGTCATGGCAACCCAGACCCTGAAACAGGGTCGTGCGAAAACCATGAAAATTGAAGTCACCGGTGAAGCTGCCGTGGGAATTACCGCGAAAGATATCGTGCTGGCGGTGATCGGTAAAACCGGTAGTGCCGGTGGTACCGGACATGTGGTGGAATTCTGCGGCCCGGCCATCGAAGCGCTGAGCATGGAAGGCCGTATGACCCTGTGCAATATGGCGATTGAAATGGGTGCTAAAGCCGGACTGGTTGCTCCGGACGAAACCACTTTTAATTACCTGAAAGGCCGTCAGTTCTCTCCTACCGGCGAACAGTGGGACGAGGCTGTAACTTACTGGAAAAGTCTGAAATCTGACAGCGACGCGGTTTTTGATACCATCGTTACTCTGGATGCTGCTGATATTGCACCACAGGTAACCTGGGGAACTAACCCTGGTCAGGTTATTGCAATTAATCAGGCCATTCCGGCCCCTGAATCTTTCAGCGATCCGGTTGAACGTGCCTCAGCAGCAAAAGCACTGGCCTATATGGGACTGGATGCCGGCGTTAAACTGACCGATGTCGCCATTGATAAAGTGTTTATCGGTTCCTGTACCAATTCACGTATCGAAGATTTACGTGCCGCAGCAGCCATTGCCAAGGGCCGTAAAGTTGCCCCGGGAATCGTGGCAATGGTAGTACCGGGTTCAGGTCCGGTAAAAGCCCAGGCAGAGGAAGAAGGTTTAGATAAAATCTTTACCGATGCAGGTTTCGAATGGCGCCTGCCTGGTTGCTCAATGTGTCTGGCAATGAACAACGATCGGCTGAATGCCGGTGAACGTTGTGCCTCCACCAGCAACCGTAACTTCGAAGGCCGTCAGGGCCGTGGCGGGCGTACTCATCTGGTCAGCCCGGCGATGGCCGCTGCTGCAGCTGTGATGGGCCGTTTTGCCGACATCCGTGAACTGAACTAAGGAGCTTCTGATGGCCACTAAATTTACCCAACATACCGGGATTGTTGCGCCGCTGGATGCAGCCAATGTCGATACTGATGCAATTATTCCAAAGCAATTCTTGCAGAAAGTAACCCGTACCGGATTCGGTCAGCACTTATTTAATGACTGGCGTTTTCTGGACGATGCAGGGAAAATCCCTAATCCTGAATTTGTACTGAACAAACCCGTGTTCAAAGGTGCCAGTATTCTTCTGGCACGGGAAAACTTCGGTTGTGGTTCATCACGTGAGCATGCTCCGTGGGCTCTGACTGATTTTGGATTCCGTACCGTTATCGCCCCAAGCTTCGCTGACATTTTTTATGGAAACAGCTTCAACAACCAGCTGTTGCCGGTAAAACTGAAAGAAGAAGAAGTGGATGAGTTGTTCCGTCTGGTCGCAGAACAACCGGGGATCGAATTCCTGGTTGATCTTGAAAAACTGGAAGTAGTCGCAGGTGATAAACACTATCCGTTTACCCTGGACAGTTTCCGCCGCCATTGCATGCTTAACGGTCTGGACAGTATTGGCCTGACGTTACAGCACGAAGCGGCTATTTCGGCCTACGAAACCCGCCAGCCGGTGTTTCTGCGTTAAGCCGCAGCTGAGTCACTGTTTTTAGCCGATACCCCCTCTTTTGAGGGGGTTTTCGTTTCCGGCCTGTTATGCCGACTCTTTCACCCGCCAGGTCAGCAGTAGTGACACCAGTATCAATCCTGAGGCCAGCCAGTAAATTGCCTCATGCCCCCACCAGTCACTGACACTCCCCTGTAATAATCCGGCAAAAATCATCCCGGTAGAGACAGAGTTAGTAAACATAGTGGTCGCAACACCAGCCCGGCCAGGCATCAGATCCTGGAACCACAGCATAACCAGTCCGGCCACAATACCAATAAATATGGCATTCAACAGTTGCAGCATCAGCATACTGTGGAACGAATGAAACAACAGCATCCCCGGGTAAAACAGCACCCCTGCAAATACTGCGGCCAGCACCAGTGGGCGTTTACCAATTCGTTTCGCCATCAACCCCGCCAGCAGCATCACAGGAATTTCCAGACCCGCCGCAGTTCCCATAAAGATCCCCGCGACCTTCTCCTGCATCCCCAACGTACTACTGATATAGAGTGGCATATCAATGATGTACATAATGTTGCAGGTCCACATCAGCACCGACGCAATAAATAAGCGGCGTACTCCAGGTATTTTCCAGCCAGAGACAGTACTGCGGGCAATATTTGCCTCCGGAAAAATCTTCGGTACCGAAGGCAGGCTAAGCCGGATAAAAAACAATGCCACCAGAAACAACGACGCGGCCACCAGATAAAGGGTCATAAACCCCCAGTTCAGCGCCAGTGCAAACGAAAGCGGAGGGCCTATCACCCAGGCCAGCGACATCTGGGCCCGCATTAGTGAGCTGAACATCACGACTTCCCGCGAGGTATAGTCGGCATATTCCCTTGCCAGTGCAAAAATCTGTGGCATTACCACGGTTGAAAAAGCCGACAGCAATAATCCCAGACTAATCAGCAGCCAGTAGCTGCGGGTAAAAGCAAACACAATGGCATTGCCAATCGCCATCATGCAGCAAAGCATCAGTAAATTACGGCGATCTCCTTTCTTATCCGATCGCTTAGCTAGCAAAAAGCTGACCAGAATCCCGGTTATGGCATTCACGGTAAAAAACAGCCCGACTTTAAAGGGCTCAGCATGCAGTTCCTTACTGAGAAACAGGCTAAGTGTCGGTGCCTGCAACGCGCCGGCAATACTGACGATAAAGGTCACCAGCATAAAAAATACAAATATGGTGTTGCCTTTTGCTGGCTGAGGCTCAGGGGTTTGCATAGAAAAATACATCCGCATCAAAATGTGACGATAGAAAGATCATATAACAAATAGGGAAAAGCCGGCAGACATTGTCTGCCGGCAGAGCAATTAACACCCGAAATGTCGCAAATTTTTTTGAGAAAGATGAACAAAAGACGGGGAGCACAAAACCGGCATCGCAGACTTCCGTTCACCTGAAGTCTGCTCTTAATATAAGGAAATTAATATTGAGCAGTTTAAAAAAAGAGTTCCTCTTTTATGACAACCAAACGACTGAAAGAGCAATTTATCCGTCTGTGGGAACTGAGCCACGGTGAGGACCAGCAAACCACTCTGGCACAGCTGGCAGAACAACTGCATTGTTCTGCCAGGCATATCCGTAACCTGCTAAATCGTATGCAACAGCAGCAATGGCTGCGCTGGGAAAGCCACTCCGGCAGAGGAAAACGCTCCGGGCTGTACTTTCAGATAACCGCAGGTGAACTCCGTCAACAACAAGCCGAAGCACTTCTGGAACAAGACCAGACTGAACAGTTACTACAACTAACAGGAGATCAGTCACGGGTACGGCAAATGATACTGGCAAGGCTCGGCCGCAGCTTTCGCCAGGGGCGACATATTCTGCGGGTACCCTACTACCGGCCATTGCTCAGTTTACTCCCGGGCTCACCGCTACGGCGCAGTGAAACTCACATTGCCCGGCAAATATTTAATGGTCTGGTACGGGTTGATGAGCTTTCCGGCGAAACCGGTCCCGATATTGCCCATCACTGGCAACAGCTCTCACCATTGCACTGGCGATTTTATATTCGCCCTGCGGTTCACTTTCATCATGGTCGTGAACTGCAGGTCACCGATATTATTAGTAGTCTGCAGCGCTTAACCAACCATCCTTTGTTTTGTCATCTGGCAAGTATCGACTCACCGGCGGCCTGGATTGTGGATATCCATCTGACTTCTGCTGATGAATGGCTGCCCTGGCTGCTTGGCAGCGTTGCTGCCCTGATACTGCCCGCAGAATGGCAAACCATGCCCGACTTTGCCACTAAACCCAGCGGTACGGGCCCCTATTACGTGGTGGAAAACCAGAAAAGCCAGCTCCGTATAGAAGCGTTTGATGACTACTTTGGTTATCGCCCACTGATTGACAATGTCACTATCTGGGTATTGCCGGAAATCAGTGAAGATCTTGTTTATCAGGGCCTGACATTACAGGGAAATGAAAATCAGCAAACCACCGGAGAGAGCCGGCTGGAACAAGGTTGCTATTTTATGTTGTTCGATCAGCGTTCAGCGCTTGCTCGCCAGCCATCAATACGACGCTGGCTGAGTAATTTGTTTAACCCGGACAATTTATTGCAACAGGCCGCCTCAACACACCAACGCTTCTGGTCTCCGGCGCGAGGGATGTTACCTGACTGGCAACACACCTGTTATGAGTCTCTGTCAGAAAAGCCGGACGGCCTTACTCATCTCACGCTCTGCTGGTACGGCTCACATATTGAACATCTGGCCATTGTGAAGATTGTGAGCCCACTACTCGCCCGTCATGGCATCCGGTTAATCAGTAAAGAAGTCAGCTACCAGCAATGGTTTAACGGTGATGCCAGTGCCGATCTCTGGCTGGGGAGTTGCAACTTCACCGCCCCGTTGGAGTGGTCGGTGTTTGCCCTGGTCTGTGAAATGCCGCTTTTTCATCACTGCCTGGGAGATGAACTCTCGCTGTCGTTACCATCCTGGCACCAGAAGGTACTCAATACAGAACAGTGGTACCAGCAATTACATCACCGCCATCTCCTGCTGCCACTGTTCCATCACTGGCTGACATTACAGGGACAACGAAGCATGCGTGGCATCCGGATGAATTCGCTGGGCTGGTTTGATTTTAAATCAGCCTGGTTTGTTCCACCGGAACTTTGATGCTTTCACCACGGCCGTGAATTGACTAGAATAAGCCGTTCTCAACGGGGTGCACATTGTTGCTGAGATATACCCGTAGAACCTGATCCGGTTAACACCGGCGTAGGGATTTGAGACTGACTCACTCAGATCCTTTGCGCACAAAAATTCCCGCCTCAAGGAGCGCAAAGTGTTAAAAAAAGTTCTGCCTGTATTATTGCTGATATCTGCCCCGGTTCTGGCCGCCAAACCAGAACTGACCGTTTACACCTACGACTCTTTCTCGTCAGACTGGGGCCCGGGACCCGCCATTAAAAAAGCCTTTGAAACTAACTGCAACTGCACCCTGAAATATGTCTCCCTCGGTGATGGCGTTGCTCTGTTAAACCGCCTGAGAATGGAAGGGAAACACAGTAAAGCCGATGTCGTAGTCGGGCTGGACAACAATCTGTTGGATGCCGCGCAAAAAACCGGCCTGTTCGCACCTACACCAGTTGATTACAGCCATCTCACCGTACCAGGCGGCTGGAATAACACAACCTTTGTTCCTTATGACTACGGTTACTTTGCGTTCGTGTACAACAAAAAACTCCTGAAAAATCCCCCGACCAGCCTGAAACAACTGGTCGAAAGCCCGGAGAAATGGCGGGTTATTTATGAAGATCCACGGACCAGTACTCCGGGACTTGGCCTACTGCTGTGGATGCAAAAAGTTTACGGCGACCAGGCTCCGGCTGCCTGGCAGAAACTGGCCGCCAAAACAGTGACCGTGACCCGTGGCTGGAGTGAAGCTTATAGTCTGTTCCTGAAAGGGGAAAGTGATCTGGTTCTGAGCTACACCACCTCACCGGCCTATCATATTATTGAGGAGCATAATTCTGATTATGCCGCCGCCAACTTCCCGGAAGGTAACTATATGCAGGTGGAAGTGGCAGCCCGGCTGAAAGACAGCCCACACCCGGCGCTGGCAAAACAGTTTATGCAGTTTGTCACCAGCCCGGCCTTCCAGCAAACGCTGCCGACCGGGAACTGGATGTATCCGGTCATAAAAACCACTTTGCCAGCGGGTTATCAGCAACTCACGGTTCCTAAAACTGCCCTGCAGTTTACACCTGAAGAAGTCGCTACTCACCGCGATGCATGGATTAGCGCATGGCAGAACGCAGTCAGCCACTGATGCCTCGCTGGTTAATACCAGGGCTGCTGGCAGCCCTGGTCACCTGTGGTATAGCGCTGCTGGCTTTCGCAAGCCTGCTTTGGAATGCACCTCTGACTCACGGATATCGCTGGCTGAGCGATCCTTATCTGCGGCATGTCATCGCTTTTTCCTTTGAGCAGGCAGCATTATCCACCTTACTCTCTGTGCTGCCGGCGATTCTGGTCGCCAGAGCACTCTACCGACGCCGCTTTCCGGGCCGAAAACTGCTACTCCGCTTGTGCGCAATGACACTGGTACTGCCGGTATTAGTGGCGGTGTTTGGTCTGCTGAGTGTCTATGGCCGAGATGGCTGGCTGGCAAGCCTCGCTACTCTTGCCGGGTTCCACTACAGCTTTTCTGTCTATGGTCTGCAAGGGATTTTGCTGGCACACGTCTTTTTTAACCTGCCACTGGCAGCCCGGTTATTGCTGCAATCTTTAGAACAGATCCCAGCCGAACAGCGTCAGTTGGCAGCACAGCTCAATATGCAGGGATTTTACCTGTTCCGTTGGCTGGAGTGGCCCTGGCTGAAACGCCAGTTACTGCCGGTGGCTGCGCTGATTTTCATGCTCTGTTTTGCCAGTTTTGCCATTGTACTAGCGTTGGGCGGCGGGCCACGGGCAACGACACTGGAACTGGCGATTTTCCAGGCACTTAGTTACGATTTCGACCCGGAGAAAGCCGCAGTACTCGCGTTGGTTCAGTTGAGTTTCTGTCTGCTGCTGGTATTGCTCAGCCTGCGGCTAAATACAACGCTGGCTGGTAACAGTCCGCTGGTCAGTCACTGGCGTTCCCCGGACGATCGCTGGCGCCCCAGAATTACCGACAGTCTGGTGATCATTCTGACTTTGTTATTATTGATCCCGCCTGTACTGGCGGTGGTAATTAATGGTCTGAACCCTAATCTGTTCAGTTCATTACGTCAGTCCGGACTTTGGGTAGCCACCTGGAATTCTGTCAGTATTGCAGTACGCGCAGGGGTGTTATCAGTCATCCTGACCATGATGCTACTGTGGAGTAGTCGTGAGTTGCGGCTGCGCGGAAATCTGCTGCCAGCGCAATTGCTTGATACCAGCGGTATGTTGATCCTTGCGATGCCAGGAATCGTACTGGCCAGCGGAATTTTTATGTTTTACAACAGCACCAGCGGGGTCCCGGATTCTCCGGAAAATATCATTGTACTGGTGAATGCCCTGATTGCCATGCCCTATGCCCTAAAAGTTCTGGATACGCCAATGCGTGATATTGCCCAACACTATAACCAGCTCTGTCTGTCACTGGGAATTCAGGGCTGGCAAAGAATACGTCTGGTTGAAGAACGGGCACTGAAGCGGCCGCTGGCTCAGGCACTGGCCTTTGCCTGCGTACTGTCGGTAGGTGATTTTGGGGTGGTATCGTTATTTGGCAGCGATGATTTCCGGACTCTGCCGTTCTACCTTTACCAGCAGATTGGTGCCTATCGCGGACAACAGGCAGCAGTCAGTGCCCTGCTGCTGTTACTGGTGTGTTTTGTACTGTTCACTTTGATTGAAAAAATTGCAGGAAATCATGCTGACGCTGAATGATTTGACCTATCACTATCAGTCACAAACGATGCGCTTCTCAATGCAGATAGCGCGGAGCCAACGGGTCGCCATTCTTGGCCCCAGCGGCGCGGGTAAAAGTACTCTGCTCAGTATGATAGCCGGCTTTTTGCCACTCAGTGGCGGTGAGCTATGGATTGACGGGAAAAACTGTACCCGATTGCCCCCTTCCAAACGGCCGGTATCGATGCTGTTCCAGGAAAATAACCTGTTTGCTCATCTGACCGCCGGGCAAAACCTGGGGCTTGGATTGCATCCGGGACTGCGGCTCACCCGTCAGCAGCAGCAACAGGTAACAGATATTGCCGCCAGTGTTGGATTGCAGGGACTGCTGGACAGACTCCCCGGACAACTATCAGGCGGGCAGCGCCAAAGAGTCGCACTGGCCCGTTGTCTGTTACGTCAACAACCGGTGTTATTGCTGGATGAACCTTTTTCGGCACTGGACCCGGCACTGCGTCAGGAAATGCTGATACTGACCGATCAAATGTGCACCGCTCATAATATTACATTACTGATGGTGTCACATAATCTGGAAGATGTCCGGCAAATTGCCGGACAGACTTTGCTGGTGAATGATGGTCACATTGTCTGGCAGGGAGAGAGTCAGAC
This region includes:
- the ilvI gene encoding acetolactate synthase 3 large subunit encodes the protein MEMLSGAEMVVRSLIDQGIKQVFGYPGGAVLDIYDALQTVGGIDHILVRHEQAAVHMADGLARATGETGVVLVTSGPGATNAITGIATAYMDSIPMVVLSGQVASSLIGSDAFQECDMVGISRPVVKHSFLVKRTEDIPAIIKKAFWLASSGRPGPVVIDLPKDILNPAVKLPYYWPEQVSLRSYNPTTQGHRGQIKRALQVLRAAKQPVIYAGGGVITSGCEQALITLAETLNIPVTTTLMGLGAFPGTHQQSVGMLGMHGTYEANMTMHNADVIFAIGVRFDDRTTNNLAKYCPDATVIHIDIDPTSISKTVAADIPVVGDAGQVLQQMLELLNAGEKTAEDHSDWWQQIEGWRARHCLAFDTEGETIKPQAAIDAIWRLTNGDAYVTSDVGQHQMFAALHYRFNQPRRWINSGGLGTMGFGLPAALGVKMAVPDATVVCVTGDGSIQMNIQELSTALQYELPVLILNLNNGYLGMVKQWQDMIYSGRHSQSYMQSLPDFVRLAEAYGHVGMTISNPAELDEKLSEALKIVAGGRLVFVDVHVDGSEHVYPMLIRGGGMNEMWLSKTERTE
- the leuA gene encoding 2-isopropylmalate synthase; the encoded protein is MSEQVIIFDTTLRDGEQALQASLSVKEKLQIALALERMKVDVMEVGFPVSSPGDFESVQTIARTIKNSRVCGLARCVEKDIDAAYEALKVAEAFRIHTFIATSPMHIATKLRSTLPEVIERAVYMIKHARQYTDDVEFSCEDGGRTPIDDLCRVVEAAINAGARTINIPDTVGYTLPHEYANIISALTQRVPNIHKAILSVHTHDDLGMAVGNAIAAVQAGARQVEGTLNGLGERAGNCALEEVIMAIKTRQQMMNVTTGINHQEIYRTSQIVSQICNMPIPANKAVVGSNAFAHSSGIHQDGVLKNRENYEIMTPESIGLNQVQLNLTSRSGRAAVKHRMEEMGYKETDYNAEALYDAFLKLADKKGQIFDYDLEALAFINKQNEEHDHFRLQEFNVQSGSSITATASVKLACGDEVKEEAATGNGPVDAVYQAINRITGYQAELVKYQLSAKGQGENALGQVDIVIRYNDRKFHGVGLATDIVESSATAMVNALNNIWQAKQVEKELQRKFKTEAKETV
- the leuB gene encoding 3-isopropylmalate dehydrogenase, with product MSTSYHIAVLPGDGIGPEVMTQALKVLEAIRQRFSINITTAQYDVGGIAIDNHGQPLPPETLAGCEKADAVLFGSVGGPKWQHLPPDGQPERGALLPLRKHFKLFSNLRPAALYNGLEAFCPLRSDIAAKGFDILCVRELTGGIYFGQPKGRDGSGDQTRAFDTEVYYRYEIERIARLAFESAAKRRGKVTSVDKSNVLQSSILWRETVTEIAKEYPAIELEHIYIDNATMQLIKDPSQFDVLLCSNLFGDILSDECAMITGSMGMLPSASLNEQGFGLYEPAGGSAPDIAGKNIANPIAQILSLALLLRYSLNAGDAADSIERAVNRALEEGHRTRDLAGQGPSVSTDEMGDIIARFITGEK
- the leuC gene encoding 3-isopropylmalate dehydratase large subunit, yielding MSKTLYQKLFDAHVVYEAENETPLLYIDRHLVHEVTSPQAFDGLRAHGRRLRQPSKTFATMDHNVSTQTRDINASGEMARIQMQELIKNCEEFGVQLYDLNHPYQGIVHVIGPEQGMTLPGMTIVCGDSHTATHGAFGSLAFGIGTSEVEHVMATQTLKQGRAKTMKIEVTGEAAVGITAKDIVLAVIGKTGSAGGTGHVVEFCGPAIEALSMEGRMTLCNMAIEMGAKAGLVAPDETTFNYLKGRQFSPTGEQWDEAVTYWKSLKSDSDAVFDTIVTLDAADIAPQVTWGTNPGQVIAINQAIPAPESFSDPVERASAAKALAYMGLDAGVKLTDVAIDKVFIGSCTNSRIEDLRAAAAIAKGRKVAPGIVAMVVPGSGPVKAQAEEEGLDKIFTDAGFEWRLPGCSMCLAMNNDRLNAGERCASTSNRNFEGRQGRGGRTHLVSPAMAAAAAVMGRFADIRELN
- the leuD gene encoding 3-isopropylmalate dehydratase small subunit, which codes for MATKFTQHTGIVAPLDAANVDTDAIIPKQFLQKVTRTGFGQHLFNDWRFLDDAGKIPNPEFVLNKPVFKGASILLARENFGCGSSREHAPWALTDFGFRTVIAPSFADIFYGNSFNNQLLPVKLKEEEVDELFRLVAEQPGIEFLVDLEKLEVVAGDKHYPFTLDSFRRHCMLNGLDSIGLTLQHEAAISAYETRQPVFLR